From one Streptomyces sp. CA-210063 genomic stretch:
- a CDS encoding NAD-dependent epimerase/dehydratase family protein: MRVLVAGATGVVGHPLVGALRARGHQVSALVRQRSRGRAPEADEVVVADALDREAVLSAVSAARPEVVVHQMSALRLLRDDPPGAFALTARLRTEGTAHLIEAARAAGARRLVAQSIAFAAAPAGAPVVDEDAPLYVDAPDLGWASTVRAVAELERQVTSSGLEGVVLRYGTLYGPRTAYARTGGTAQSVLAGRLPLPGGGSGIMSFLHVEDAVGAAVAAVESDATGVFHVTDDDPAPAAQWLPHLARMLTGPSPRTVPAALAPRLLGWFMAHQLTSAHGAANDRARTALGWKPTRPSWRDGLGQE, encoded by the coding sequence ATGCGGGTACTCGTCGCCGGGGCCACCGGAGTGGTCGGACATCCGCTGGTGGGCGCGCTGCGGGCGCGGGGCCACCAGGTCAGCGCACTGGTACGGCAGAGGTCCCGGGGCCGGGCCCCCGAGGCGGACGAGGTCGTGGTCGCCGACGCCCTCGACCGCGAGGCCGTGCTGTCGGCGGTGTCGGCCGCCCGGCCCGAGGTGGTCGTCCACCAGATGTCGGCGCTGCGGCTGCTGCGCGACGATCCGCCGGGTGCCTTCGCCCTCACCGCGCGGCTGCGCACCGAGGGCACCGCCCATCTGATCGAGGCGGCCCGCGCGGCCGGCGCGCGCCGGCTGGTCGCCCAGTCCATCGCCTTCGCCGCCGCCCCGGCCGGCGCCCCGGTCGTCGACGAGGACGCGCCCCTGTACGTGGACGCCCCCGACCTCGGCTGGGCCTCGACCGTACGGGCCGTCGCCGAGCTGGAACGGCAGGTGACGAGCAGCGGCCTGGAGGGCGTGGTGCTGCGCTACGGCACCCTGTACGGCCCCCGCACCGCGTACGCCCGTACCGGCGGTACCGCCCAGTCCGTACTGGCCGGACGGCTCCCCCTGCCCGGCGGCGGATCCGGGATCATGTCGTTCCTGCACGTCGAGGACGCCGTGGGGGCGGCCGTGGCGGCCGTCGAGTCCGATGCCACCGGCGTGTTCCATGTGACGGACGACGACCCGGCCCCGGCCGCGCAGTGGCTGCCGCACCTCGCCCGGATGCTCACCGGCCCGTCCCCGCGTACGGTTCCGGCGGCCCTCGCGCCCCGGCTCCTCGGCTGGTTCATGGCCCATCAGCTCACGTCCGCGCACGGGGCGGCCAACGACCGGGCCCGTACGGCACTGGGCTGGAAGCCGACGAGACCGAGCTGGCGCGACGGGCTGGGCCAGGAATGA
- a CDS encoding class I adenylate-forming enzyme family protein: MLISRQERARICSDTELGAGNILQRLRAYERPLDEPALRTDGTWRAPDGTRPEELTLGQLYEVVETYAGWYAARGVRPRDPVAIHSSSAAEFAVNFLALTSLGAVPSFVNGNLSPEIAREYVRRQGAVGAFTDEAHRKVLAEEASGLGFLVTAPDIRPEHRASLPPSYPYRHDPTDPVLISHSSGTTGLPKGVPHTHRTLMYAQVHRLRFSTGADMERTLVGLPGAHNAMVATLLYCLLLRTDIKLLSSQRGTDVLDAIEEFRPTTVLAFAGTFGEMAAEDLTARDLSSVQVWFNTGDAAHEAHIRALVQHGSRLEIRRDLSRVPVDGSVFVDGLGSSEAGYSVFHNRHTKDTSAYSRCVGKPISFAEAAVLAEDGTPLPPGRIGRLGLKSPTLTPGYWNDSLTWNRMRLGGYWLTGDLAHQDEDGNFYHLDRAPDAVRTRAGIVFSTRTEELLLAELPGLADCTVVGVAPDGVRADWDGDGEAEAYALLQLADESGGEDSGDGDEVWTGRVNAVLTAAGFPPVTRALRMKPDDVAKGATGKVLKRVMRDRFAAKEHHA, translated from the coding sequence ATGCTCATCAGTAGGCAGGAGCGGGCGCGTATCTGCTCCGACACCGAACTCGGCGCCGGCAACATCCTGCAGCGCCTCCGGGCATACGAACGACCGCTCGACGAGCCGGCGTTGCGGACCGACGGCACCTGGCGGGCACCGGACGGCACCCGGCCCGAGGAGCTGACGCTCGGGCAGTTGTACGAGGTGGTCGAGACGTACGCGGGCTGGTACGCGGCCCGGGGTGTGCGACCCCGCGACCCGGTGGCCATCCACTCCTCCTCGGCGGCCGAGTTCGCGGTGAACTTCCTGGCGCTGACGTCGCTCGGCGCCGTCCCGTCGTTCGTCAACGGCAATCTGTCCCCGGAGATCGCCCGGGAGTACGTCCGCCGCCAGGGCGCGGTGGGCGCCTTCACGGACGAGGCGCACCGGAAGGTGCTGGCGGAGGAGGCGTCCGGGCTCGGTTTCCTGGTGACCGCCCCCGACATCCGGCCGGAGCACCGCGCGTCGCTGCCGCCGTCGTACCCGTACCGGCATGACCCGACCGACCCCGTGCTCATCTCCCACTCCTCCGGCACCACCGGCCTGCCCAAGGGTGTGCCGCACACCCACCGGACGCTGATGTACGCCCAGGTGCACCGGCTGCGCTTCTCCACCGGGGCCGACATGGAGCGCACGCTGGTGGGGCTGCCGGGCGCGCACAACGCGATGGTGGCGACGCTGCTGTACTGCCTGCTGCTGCGCACGGACATCAAGCTGCTGTCCAGCCAGCGCGGCACGGACGTGCTGGACGCCATCGAGGAGTTCCGGCCGACGACCGTACTGGCGTTCGCCGGGACCTTCGGCGAGATGGCGGCGGAGGACCTGACGGCACGTGATCTGTCCAGCGTGCAGGTGTGGTTCAACACCGGGGACGCGGCGCACGAGGCGCACATCAGGGCGCTCGTCCAGCACGGGAGCCGTCTTGAGATCCGGCGGGACCTGAGCCGCGTCCCGGTCGACGGCTCGGTGTTCGTGGACGGGCTCGGTTCGTCGGAGGCCGGCTACTCGGTCTTCCACAACCGGCACACCAAGGACACCTCGGCCTACTCCCGCTGCGTCGGCAAGCCCATCAGCTTCGCCGAGGCCGCGGTACTGGCCGAGGACGGCACTCCGCTGCCGCCCGGGCGGATCGGCCGCCTGGGCCTCAAGTCGCCCACGCTCACGCCGGGTTACTGGAACGACTCGCTGACCTGGAACCGGATGCGGCTCGGCGGCTACTGGCTCACCGGCGACCTCGCCCACCAGGACGAGGACGGCAACTTCTACCACCTCGACCGGGCCCCGGACGCCGTCCGCACCCGCGCCGGCATCGTCTTCAGCACCCGCACCGAGGAACTTCTCCTGGCCGAGCTGCCCGGACTCGCCGACTGCACGGTCGTGGGGGTCGCCCCCGACGGCGTACGCGCGGACTGGGACGGCGACGGCGAGGCCGAGGCGTACGCACTGCTCCAGCTCGCGGACGAGAGCGGGGGCGAGGACAGCGGTGACGGCGACGAGGTGTGGACCGGGCGCGTCAACGCCGTGCTGACGGCCGCCGGGTTCCCGCCGGTGACCCGGGCCCTGCGGATGAAGCCCGACGACGTGGCCAAGGGCGCCACCGGCAAGGTTCTCAAACGAGTGATGCGCGACCGTTTCGCCGCCAAGGAGCACCACGCATGA
- a CDS encoding beta-ketoacyl-[acyl-carrier-protein] synthase family protein: MTGDVTVTGFGVRTAFGTGADALRRGVFAGVPSFAPTTRFDTGPYRTPMAGAAPDGPDAVEGWALRHALAQCGTEALAMADLPRGTDAAVLLGIAGDCTSITRYWREAAARPGAERGGGGVADQGAAAAQRPVTNGRREAAPQGPPRDASGGGPGGVVGRLAEVEGLTEAGGFAEAGGLAEPGRVHAPLSDAAARPARAGGLTGPGPGHAFGTDPALAAAAGLADAVPAHLAESLAGGLRLTGPRLTFTNACVASAAAIIHACRLISSGRIDVAVCAGGYLVEEETFGKFDSGRALSRDGMVRPFSADRTGLLLGDGVAAVVLESAEHARRRGARPLASVVGWGAATDAHHIAQPHPEGVGLARAARQALRLAGDPDGAGLGYVNAHGTGTKYNDGAETRGLRAAFPERAESIPVSSTKSTTGHLLEAAGVVEFVITLLALMDGVLPPTAGLTRADPECDLDYVPNKPRQADLRRALTINAAFGGANTALVLERP; the protein is encoded by the coding sequence TTGACCGGTGACGTGACGGTGACCGGGTTCGGCGTGCGCACCGCGTTCGGCACGGGCGCGGACGCCCTCCGGCGCGGGGTCTTCGCAGGCGTCCCCTCCTTCGCCCCCACCACCCGGTTCGACACCGGCCCGTACCGTACGCCGATGGCCGGCGCCGCCCCCGACGGCCCCGACGCGGTCGAGGGCTGGGCCCTGCGTCACGCCCTCGCCCAGTGCGGCACGGAGGCACTCGCCATGGCGGACCTGCCGCGCGGCACGGACGCGGCGGTATTGCTGGGCATCGCGGGTGACTGCACGAGCATCACGCGGTACTGGCGGGAGGCGGCGGCGAGGCCGGGGGCCGAAAGGGGCGGTGGCGGCGTCGCGGACCAGGGCGCGGCTGCTGCGCAGCGCCCGGTGACGAACGGACGGCGGGAGGCGGCGCCGCAAGGGCCGCCACGGGACGCCTCCGGGGGCGGGCCGGGCGGAGTGGTCGGGCGTCTCGCCGAAGTCGAGGGGCTCACCGAAGCCGGGGGATTCGCCGAGGCCGGAGGGCTCGCCGAACCCGGTCGGGTGCACGCGCCCCTGAGCGACGCGGCGGCCCGGCCGGCCCGAGCCGGCGGGCTCACCGGACCCGGCCCGGGGCACGCGTTCGGCACCGACCCGGCCCTCGCGGCAGCGGCCGGGCTCGCCGATGCCGTCCCCGCCCACCTCGCCGAGTCGCTGGCCGGGGGCCTCCGGCTGACCGGGCCCCGGCTCACGTTCACCAACGCCTGTGTCGCCTCCGCCGCCGCGATCATCCATGCCTGTCGGCTGATCTCCTCCGGCCGGATCGACGTGGCCGTCTGTGCCGGCGGCTATCTCGTGGAGGAGGAGACGTTCGGGAAGTTCGACTCGGGGCGGGCGCTGTCCCGTGACGGCATGGTGCGGCCGTTCAGCGCGGACCGCACCGGGCTGCTGCTCGGCGACGGGGTCGCGGCCGTCGTCCTGGAGTCCGCCGAGCACGCGCGGCGGCGCGGGGCCCGGCCGCTGGCGAGTGTGGTCGGCTGGGGCGCGGCCACCGACGCCCACCACATCGCCCAGCCGCACCCGGAGGGCGTCGGCCTGGCCCGCGCGGCACGGCAGGCGCTGCGGCTGGCCGGTGACCCGGACGGGGCGGGCCTCGGCTATGTCAACGCCCATGGCACCGGCACCAAGTACAACGACGGTGCCGAGACCCGAGGGCTGCGCGCCGCCTTCCCGGAACGGGCCGAGTCGATACCGGTCAGCTCCACCAAGAGCACCACCGGTCATCTCCTGGAAGCGGCCGGCGTCGTGGAGTTCGTGATCACGCTGCTGGCCCTCATGGACGGCGTACTGCCGCCGACCGCCGGTCTCACCCGGGCGGACCCGGAGTGCGACCTGGACTACGTGCCGAACAAGCCCCGCCAGGCCGATCTCCGCCGGGCGCTCACCATCAACGCCGCCTTCGGGGGCGCCAACACCGCACTCGTCCTGGAGCGGCCGTGA
- a CDS encoding acyl carrier protein, translating into MSAEASAPAVPEASAPPVPEASAPPVITVDTVRELLSDRKIFPGVPDDLGDDAELVLDSLGLVWLLHVVEERYGLVVEPGDEDIAGLTSLRRLTEFLSGAGADGGGRVDR; encoded by the coding sequence ATGAGCGCGGAAGCCTCCGCACCGGCCGTGCCGGAAGCCTCCGCGCCGCCCGTGCCGGAAGCCTCCGCGCCGCCCGTCATCACCGTCGACACCGTCCGGGAACTGCTGTCCGACCGCAAGATCTTCCCCGGCGTCCCCGACGACCTCGGCGACGACGCCGAACTGGTCCTGGACTCCCTCGGGCTGGTGTGGCTGCTGCATGTGGTGGAGGAGCGGTACGGCCTGGTCGTGGAGCCCGGCGACGAGGACATCGCGGGCCTGACCTCCCTGCGGCGGCTCACCGAGTTCCTGAGCGGGGCCGGGGCGGACGGGGGTGGCCGCGTTGACCGGTGA
- a CDS encoding acyl carrier protein, with amino-acid sequence MAIMSTSTLDNEIREFVLTTVIDEMNILLSRDGITDESPVTVGGLELDSLSLIELTLRLESRFGVEIPDTDIEPLASLTLGGLVTEVVGRGAKA; translated from the coding sequence ATGGCGATCATGAGCACGTCCACCCTGGACAACGAGATCCGCGAGTTCGTCCTGACCACGGTCATCGACGAGATGAACATCCTGCTGAGCCGCGACGGCATCACGGACGAGAGCCCGGTGACCGTCGGCGGCCTCGAGCTGGACTCCCTGAGTCTGATCGAGCTCACGCTGCGGCTGGAGTCGCGGTTCGGCGTGGAGATCCCGGACACCGACATCGAGCCCCTGGCCTCCCTGACCCTCGGCGGGCTGGTCACCGAGGTCGTCGGGCGCGGGGCGAAGGCATGA
- a CDS encoding class I adenylate-forming enzyme family protein → MGELVAAAAGPDGMGVLVQRLFDARDDGLPYLTHQQETVSRGELRKRVAKQAAVFAGYDIGPGSTVGLRTPPSFTQVEVLLALWRLGAQVMLFDFRLKPAEVDALCATCRPQFMVRAGSNVRAAFGFRPEYEVATECRRAGRPAAGGHRLVQFSSGSTGRPKVIGRTAGSIAAEVEAFAAVPGMPGEGDRLLLLSSTAHSFGLLGGLLHSLAAGVRVVFAPRVSARDILRTSVEHRITTLFGVPMHYELLAAALDPPELPDLRTAVSGGELMPPEAAARFAERYGVGAGEAYGTTETGIVAIDIGGTLRPSVGRPAPGVVVREHKGELDVALAESPYLFDSGGTQYTDGWLHTRDRATVAPDGTVTVRGRADSLVVIGGLKVDLTEVEHVLRAHPAVEQAVLVHEDVTEAYVAVAAGAASPSAEELLRWCRERLADYKLPRVVRVLESLPRTSNGKLVRQAATLQAAASGA, encoded by the coding sequence ATGGGCGAACTCGTGGCGGCCGCGGCCGGCCCGGACGGGATGGGTGTCCTGGTCCAGCGGCTGTTCGACGCGCGGGACGACGGTCTGCCCTACCTGACGCACCAACAGGAGACGGTCAGCCGAGGTGAGTTACGGAAGCGGGTGGCCAAGCAGGCCGCCGTGTTCGCCGGTTACGACATCGGGCCCGGCTCCACCGTGGGGCTGCGGACGCCGCCCAGCTTCACCCAGGTCGAGGTGCTGCTCGCGCTGTGGCGGCTGGGCGCGCAGGTGATGCTCTTCGACTTCCGGCTGAAGCCCGCCGAGGTGGACGCGCTCTGCGCCACCTGCCGACCGCAGTTCATGGTCCGGGCGGGCTCCAACGTCCGGGCGGCGTTCGGCTTCCGGCCCGAGTACGAGGTCGCCACCGAGTGCCGCAGGGCCGGGCGGCCGGCCGCCGGCGGGCATCGGCTGGTCCAGTTCAGCTCGGGCTCCACCGGGCGGCCGAAGGTGATCGGCAGGACCGCCGGCTCGATCGCCGCCGAGGTCGAGGCGTTCGCCGCGGTCCCCGGTATGCCGGGCGAGGGCGACCGGCTGCTGCTGCTCAGCTCCACCGCGCACAGTTTCGGGCTGCTCGGCGGGCTGCTGCACTCACTGGCGGCCGGTGTCCGTGTCGTCTTCGCGCCCCGGGTCTCGGCCCGCGACATCCTGCGGACCTCGGTCGAGCACCGGATCACCACCCTCTTCGGAGTGCCGATGCACTACGAACTGCTCGCCGCCGCCCTCGATCCCCCCGAACTGCCCGACCTGCGGACCGCCGTCTCCGGCGGCGAGCTGATGCCCCCGGAGGCCGCCGCGCGGTTCGCCGAGCGGTACGGCGTCGGGGCCGGCGAGGCCTACGGCACCACCGAGACCGGCATCGTCGCCATCGACATCGGCGGCACGCTCCGGCCCTCGGTCGGACGGCCCGCGCCGGGTGTCGTGGTCCGGGAGCACAAGGGCGAACTGGACGTCGCGCTCGCCGAGTCGCCGTATCTCTTCGACTCGGGCGGCACCCAGTACACGGACGGCTGGCTGCACACCCGCGACCGGGCCACGGTCGCCCCCGACGGAACGGTCACCGTGCGCGGCCGCGCCGACTCCCTGGTGGTCATCGGGGGCCTCAAGGTCGACCTCACCGAGGTCGAGCACGTGCTGCGCGCGCACCCGGCCGTCGAACAGGCGGTCCTGGTCCACGAGGACGTCACCGAGGCGTACGTGGCGGTCGCCGCCGGGGCCGCGAGCCCGTCGGCGGAGGAGCTGCTGCGCTGGTGCCGGGAGCGGCTGGCCGACTACAAGCTGCCCCGCGTGGTCCGGGTGCTGGAGTCCCTGCCCCGCACCTCCAACGGGAAGCTGGTCCGCCAGGCGGCGACGCTCCAGGCGGCGGCGAGCGGCGCATAG
- a CDS encoding 3-dehydroquinate synthase II: MRFAWIDLREVPRPQLQSVVDAAVHARMAGVVSADAELLGTLPPTVTRVLVPGGPAAAPAKKAGEKADGKGDKEARAAADAKPEGKASPGAGIDLLLRKFATQDELDALAAENRATAGTPATGTPVTGTSVAGTPVAGFIDVRDDRTLQLSCAGAMALPYTVIHFADPTKIPLEIVLAAAESAEGKLVTVVGDLEEAAIVFDVLERGSDGILFTPRGADDVFALARLLEATTPQLELSTLTVESIRHVGLGDRVCVDTCSHFEEDEGILVGSYSSGFVLCCSETHPLPYMPTRPFRVNAGALHSYTLGPENRTSYLSEVGSGSALLAVGADGRTRRVVVGRAKLESRPLLEIRTHAEDGRLVSLTVQDDWHVRVLGPGGKVLNVTELRTGDELLGYLAQDKRHVGLPIGEFCKEV, from the coding sequence ATGAGGTTCGCGTGGATCGATCTCCGTGAAGTCCCCCGTCCGCAGCTCCAGTCGGTGGTGGACGCGGCCGTCCACGCCCGGATGGCCGGGGTGGTCTCCGCCGACGCCGAGTTGCTGGGGACGCTGCCGCCGACCGTGACCAGGGTGCTGGTTCCCGGCGGGCCGGCGGCGGCTCCCGCGAAGAAGGCGGGCGAGAAGGCCGACGGCAAGGGGGACAAGGAAGCCAGGGCCGCAGCCGACGCCAAGCCCGAAGGCAAGGCTTCACCCGGCGCCGGAATCGACCTCCTGCTGCGGAAGTTCGCCACCCAGGACGAGCTGGACGCCCTCGCCGCGGAGAACCGGGCCACCGCCGGCACGCCCGCCACGGGTACGCCGGTCACCGGTACATCTGTCGCCGGTACACCTGTCGCCGGTTTCATCGACGTACGGGACGACCGCACCCTTCAGCTGTCGTGCGCCGGCGCGATGGCGCTGCCGTACACGGTCATCCACTTCGCCGACCCGACGAAGATCCCGCTGGAGATCGTGCTCGCGGCGGCCGAGTCGGCCGAGGGCAAGCTGGTGACGGTCGTCGGGGACCTGGAGGAGGCGGCCATCGTCTTCGACGTCCTCGAACGCGGTTCGGACGGCATCCTGTTCACGCCCCGCGGCGCCGACGACGTGTTCGCGCTGGCCCGACTGCTGGAGGCGACGACCCCGCAGCTGGAGCTGTCCACGCTGACGGTCGAGAGCATCCGGCACGTCGGGCTCGGCGACCGGGTCTGTGTGGACACCTGCTCGCACTTCGAGGAGGACGAGGGCATCCTCGTCGGCTCGTACTCCTCCGGGTTCGTGCTCTGCTGCAGCGAGACCCACCCGCTGCCGTACATGCCGACCCGCCCGTTCCGGGTCAACGCCGGTGCCCTGCACTCGTACACGCTGGGCCCCGAGAACCGCACCAGCTACCTCAGCGAGGTGGGCTCCGGCAGCGCCCTGCTGGCGGTCGGTGCCGACGGCCGCACCCGGCGGGTGGTGGTCGGGCGGGCCAAGCTGGAGTCCCGGCCACTCCTGGAGATCCGTACGCACGCGGAGGACGGGCGACTGGTCAGCCTCACCGTGCAGGACGACTGGCACGTACGGGTGCTCGGGCCGGGCGGCAAGGTCCTCAACGTCACCGAGTTGCGGACGGGCGACGAGTTGCTCGGCTATCTGGCCCAGGACAAGCGCCATGTGGGCCTGCCCATCGGCGAGTTCTGCAAGGAGGTCTGA
- a CDS encoding class I fructose-bisphosphate aldolase family protein — translation MLKSGKPLRLRRLSLAGDDRHLLIPLDHSVSDGPVAPPGQWEELLKALVAGGADGIIVHKGRARTLAPDVLRSCALVVHLSASTACSPDVDAKVLVGDVEEAVTLGADAVSVHVNIGSDTEGRQLADLGAVARSCDTWGMPLIAMVYPRGPRIENPHDPVLLSHIVNVAADLGADLVKTSVALPLDRMAEVVAHSPIPVLAAGGPPDGSDLIEYGTAVMAAGCRGLAVGRRIFSAPSPAALVSRLAAVVHGGDSLTGDMSMTTPTHYSTIVAGVA, via the coding sequence ATGCTGAAAAGTGGCAAGCCATTACGGTTGAGAAGACTTTCGCTGGCCGGTGATGACCGGCACTTGCTCATACCGCTCGACCACAGCGTCTCGGACGGCCCTGTCGCTCCTCCGGGGCAATGGGAAGAACTGTTGAAGGCGTTGGTGGCCGGCGGGGCCGACGGGATCATCGTCCACAAGGGGCGTGCCCGCACTCTCGCCCCGGACGTCCTCAGGAGCTGCGCGCTGGTGGTGCACCTGAGCGCCAGTACGGCCTGTTCCCCCGACGTCGACGCCAAGGTGCTGGTCGGCGATGTCGAGGAGGCGGTGACACTCGGCGCGGACGCGGTCAGCGTCCATGTGAACATCGGCTCGGACACCGAGGGGCGGCAGCTCGCCGACCTGGGCGCGGTGGCCCGTTCGTGCGACACCTGGGGCATGCCGCTGATCGCGATGGTCTATCCGCGCGGGCCCCGGATCGAGAACCCGCACGATCCCGTCCTTCTCTCGCACATCGTGAACGTCGCCGCGGATCTGGGCGCCGACCTGGTGAAGACCTCCGTCGCCCTGCCGCTCGACCGGATGGCCGAGGTGGTGGCCCACAGCCCCATCCCCGTCCTCGCGGCCGGCGGACCACCGGACGGCTCCGACCTCATCGAGTACGGCACCGCCGTGATGGCCGCCGGCTGCCGGGGACTGGCCGTCGGCCGCCGGATCTTCTCGGCCCCCTCCCCCGCCGCCCTGGTGTCCCGGCTGGCCGCGGTGGTGCACGGCGGCGACTCCCTTACTGGTGACATGAGCATGACTACCCCTACTCATTACTCGACGATCGTGGCAGGTGTCGCATGA
- a CDS encoding MFS transporter yields MPESPSKTVTEAVGPRPAALPSSPAEASKAPKVAAASLIGTTIEYYDFAVYGTASALVLGPAFFPSGNATVSSLAAFLTFAAAFLSRPLGVVLFGTIGDRLGRRQALVASLLLMGVATVGVGLLPTYETAGLLAPVLLVTLRLLQGISMGGEWGGAVLLAAEHAPPGRRALYAAVPNVGPSLGFLLSSAVILPTLNIVGRDGFTEWAWRVPFLLSTVLVVVGLWVRTTVTESPVFKASASPSAPAAVSTASRFPLGTLVARYPGRLLLGTGAAIGGSAVYYLTIVYSLSYGPKTLGIPQNTMLTAASVGAAAGIAITLPVARLADRVGRRPVMLAGAIGCVVWAVPMYASLSSGNALVITGAYTVGLMLLALMFSPMAAFLAELFPARLRYTGASAAFILANTLGGGFAPLVATWLNSQWSSPLVLGFYTGGLCLVSLLCLLALPETREEEFAA; encoded by the coding sequence ATGCCCGAATCCCCGTCCAAGACCGTCACCGAGGCCGTCGGCCCCAGACCGGCCGCCTTACCGTCGTCGCCGGCCGAGGCGAGCAAGGCGCCCAAGGTCGCCGCCGCGAGCCTCATCGGCACCACGATCGAGTACTACGACTTCGCCGTGTACGGCACGGCCTCCGCCCTCGTCCTCGGCCCCGCCTTCTTCCCCTCCGGCAACGCCACCGTCTCCTCCCTCGCCGCGTTCCTCACCTTCGCCGCGGCCTTCCTGTCCCGCCCCCTCGGCGTGGTGCTCTTCGGCACGATCGGCGACCGGCTGGGCCGCCGGCAGGCCCTGGTCGCCTCCCTCCTGCTGATGGGCGTCGCGACGGTCGGCGTCGGCCTGCTGCCGACGTACGAGACCGCCGGACTCCTCGCCCCCGTGCTCCTTGTGACCCTCCGTCTGCTGCAGGGCATCAGCATGGGCGGTGAGTGGGGCGGCGCGGTACTGCTGGCCGCCGAGCACGCCCCGCCCGGGCGTCGCGCGCTCTACGCCGCCGTCCCGAACGTCGGCCCCTCCCTCGGCTTCCTGCTCTCCAGCGCGGTCATCCTCCCCACGCTCAACATCGTGGGCCGCGACGGCTTCACCGAGTGGGCGTGGCGCGTTCCGTTCCTGCTCAGCACCGTGCTTGTCGTGGTGGGGCTGTGGGTGCGGACCACGGTGACGGAGTCACCGGTGTTCAAGGCCTCGGCCTCGCCGTCGGCCCCGGCAGCGGTGTCGACGGCGTCCCGGTTCCCGCTCGGCACGCTCGTCGCGCGGTACCCCGGGAGGCTGCTGCTCGGCACCGGGGCGGCGATCGGCGGCTCGGCCGTCTACTACCTGACGATCGTGTACAGCCTGTCCTACGGGCCGAAGACGCTCGGCATCCCGCAGAACACGATGCTCACCGCCGCGAGTGTGGGGGCGGCCGCCGGGATCGCCATCACCCTGCCCGTCGCCCGGCTCGCCGACCGGGTCGGGCGGCGGCCCGTGATGCTGGCGGGCGCGATCGGCTGTGTCGTGTGGGCCGTCCCCATGTACGCGTCCCTCAGCTCGGGGAACGCGCTCGTCATCACCGGGGCGTACACCGTCGGGCTCATGCTGCTCGCCCTGATGTTCTCGCCGATGGCGGCGTTCCTCGCGGAGCTGTTTCCGGCGAGGTTGCGCTACACCGGTGCGTCGGCGGCGTTCATCCTGGCCAATACGCTGGGCGGCGGCTTCGCTCCGCTCGTCGCGACGTGGCTGAACAGTCAGTGGTCGTCGCCGCTGGTGCTCGGGTTCTACACGGGTGGGTTGTGCCTGGTGAGTCTGCTGTGTCTGCTGGCGCTGCCGGAGACACGTGAGGAGGAGTTCGCGGCCTGA
- the pgl gene encoding 6-phosphogluconolactonase produces the protein MSTPQLVVHHDKELMAQAAAARLITKVVDAQASRGYASVVLTGGRNGNGLLAALAAAPARDAIDWARLDLWWGDERFLPEGDPERNVTQAREALLDSVPVDPKRVHAMPASDGPWGTDVDAAAAAYAEELARAAVPENHGPVPTFDVLMLGVGPDTHVASLFPELPAVRETERTVVGVHGAPKPPPTRVTLTLPAIRAAREVWLLAAGEDKAGAAAIALSGAGEIQAPAAGARGRSRTLWLLDAAAASQLPRSLYPPASP, from the coding sequence GTGAGTACTCCCCAGTTGGTCGTGCATCACGACAAGGAGCTGATGGCGCAGGCCGCGGCGGCCCGGCTGATCACCAAGGTGGTGGACGCTCAGGCCTCGCGCGGCTACGCCTCGGTGGTCCTCACGGGCGGCCGCAACGGCAACGGTCTGCTCGCCGCGCTGGCGGCGGCGCCCGCCCGGGACGCGATCGACTGGGCTCGGCTGGACCTGTGGTGGGGTGACGAGCGGTTCCTGCCCGAGGGCGACCCGGAGCGCAATGTCACCCAGGCCCGGGAGGCGCTGCTGGACTCGGTGCCGGTGGATCCGAAGCGGGTGCACGCCATGCCCGCGTCGGACGGGCCGTGGGGTACCGATGTGGATGCGGCGGCCGCGGCGTACGCGGAGGAGCTGGCGCGGGCGGCGGTGCCCGAGAACCACGGCCCCGTGCCGACGTTCGACGTGCTGATGCTGGGGGTCGGGCCGGACACCCATGTGGCCTCCCTCTTCCCCGAGTTGCCGGCCGTACGGGAGACCGAGCGGACGGTCGTGGGGGTGCATGGTGCGCCGAAGCCGCCGCCGACGCGGGTCACGCTGACGCTGCCGGCGATCCGGGCGGCGCGGGAGGTGTGGCTGCTCGCGGCCGGTGAGGACAAGGCGGGGGCCGCGGCCATCGCGCTGTCCGGGGCCGGTGAGATCCAGGCCCCCGCGGCGGGGGCGCGGGGCAGGTCCCGGACGTTGTGGCTGCTGGACGCGGCGGCGGCGTCCCAACTGCCGCGCTCGCTGTATCCGCCGGCGTCGCCCTGA